In 'Nostoc azollae' 0708, the following are encoded in one genomic region:
- a CDS encoding microcompartments protein: protein MGIELRSFVFLDNLQPQHAAYMGTVAQGFLPLPGDTSLWIEISPGIEINKITDVAVKSASVRPGVQVVERLYGLLEVHSGSQGETRAAGQAILAMLGVKKEDCLKPRVVSSQIIRNIDAYQTQLINRTRRGQLLLAGQTLYVLEVEPAAYAALAANEAEKAAQINILEVQAIGSFGRLYLGGNERDILAGVAGGLAALANVLGRTPQSQRQE from the coding sequence TTGGGTATAGAACTACGCAGTTTCGTATTTCTAGACAATCTGCAACCGCAACATGCCGCATATATGGGAACAGTAGCCCAAGGTTTTTTACCATTACCAGGGGATACATCCCTGTGGATTGAAATTTCACCCGGTATTGAAATCAATAAAATTACAGACGTAGCCGTCAAATCTGCCTCCGTTCGTCCAGGAGTACAGGTAGTAGAAAGGCTGTATGGACTATTAGAAGTGCATTCTGGCTCCCAAGGGGAAACACGAGCCGCAGGCCAAGCCATTTTAGCCATGCTGGGAGTGAAAAAAGAAGACTGTCTCAAACCCCGTGTAGTTTCTAGCCAGATTATTCGCAACATTGACGCTTACCAAACCCAACTCATCAACCGTACACGCAGAGGCCAGCTACTACTGGCAGGACAAACCCTGTACGTGTTAGAAGTTGAACCAGCCGCTTACGCCGCCCTAGCAGCGAACGAAGCCGAAAAAGCAGCCCAGATTAACATTTTAGAGGTGCAAGCCATAGGAAGCTTTGGCCGACTGTATTTAGGGGGAAATGAGCGGGATATTTTAGCCGGTGTAGCAGGAGGGTTAGCCGCGCTCGCAAATGTACTAGGCCGCACACCTCAAAGTCAGCGTCAGGAATAA
- a CDS encoding IS5 family transposase (programmed frameshift), translating to MERKSYPTDLTDMDWEILAPLIPPAKEGGHPPTTDMGEICNAIYFHLKTGCQWNMLPGDFPPRSTVYSYYRKWQGQGVWEKFNHTLGGQVRSKLGKSTQPIALAADSQSVNTDQKKGNVYGFDGCKKVKGRKGHTLVDSLGLMLKLVVSEANAPERILAAYALMELLEEPTELLEKVQVLWVDSGYDGDKFALAVWFMIQAHVEVIGSTEQEFKVLPQPWVVERTFGWFNQYHRLSKDYERLTQMR from the exons ATGGAACGAAAGTCTTACCCCACAGACTTAACTGATATGGACTGGGAAATCCTGGCCCCATTGATTCCACCAGCCAAAGAAGGAGGGCATCCACCCACAACAGATATGGGTGAAATATGTAATGCCATCTATTTTCATTTGAAAACTGGATGTCAATGGAATATGCTTCCAGGTGACTTCCCGCCAAGGTCAACGGTATATAGCTATTACAGGAAATGGCAGGGCCAGGGGGTTTGGGAAAAATTCAACCATACATTGGGTGGTCAAGTTCGCTCGAAATTAGGTAAATCAACACAACCTATTGCGCTCGCCGCAGACAGTCAGTCGGTCAACACTGACCAAAAAAAGGGGA ATGTGTATGGTTTTGACGGATGTAAAAAGGTAAAAGGAAGAAAGGGGCATACTTTAGTTGATAGCCTGGGACTTATGTTGAAACTTGTTGTTAGTGAAGCGAATGCCCCAGAACGAATACTTGCTGCCTATGCACTAATGGAACTGCTAGAGGAACCCACAGAATTATTGGAGAAAGTCCAAGTTTTATGGGTTGATTCCGGTTATGACGGTGATAAATTTGCACTTGCAGTTTGGTTCATGATTCAAGCTCATGTTGAAGTCATAGGATCTACTGAGCAAGAATTTAAAGTTTTACCACAACCCTGGGTAGTAGAAAGAACATTTGGGTGGTTTAACCAATATCATCGTCTAAGCAAGGATTATGAGCGCTTAACACAAATGAGGTAA
- a CDS encoding iron chelate uptake ABC transporter family permease subunit: MDIKNLFTAGGVVMWPLLLSSVLAVGLIVELIKFWVTISTRQQLVLRNVLNLYRQNNVVSTIDTLRKNPDISARVLLKPQELPVGVMTPVVGAPFFVYLAKSKVKK; this comes from the coding sequence ATGGATATCAAAAATCTGTTTACAGCAGGTGGTGTGGTGATGTGGCCGCTGCTACTGTCTTCTGTATTGGCGGTAGGGTTAATTGTTGAACTTATTAAGTTTTGGGTAACAATCAGTACCCGTCAGCAACTGGTACTCAGAAATGTGTTGAATCTCTATCGTCAGAATAATGTGGTAAGTACAATTGATACACTTCGAAAGAATCCAGATATTTCTGCCCGTGTCCTCCTAAAACCCCAGGAATTACCTGTAGGTGTCATGACACCAGTGGTTGGTGCTCCCTTTTTTGTCTACTTGGCTAAATCAAAGGTGAAAAAATGA
- a CDS encoding DUF1517 domain-containing protein, giving the protein MRKKIQQILKPLLKISVVLSLVLGLALGNADSALAARTGGRIGGGSFRMPSSRTYTPRTYAPPNGGGYYPGGGGFGFPFLIPFWGIGGGFGGVFTILIFLAVANFLVQSFRRVTSEQTEDVGYGSNPEVSVTSLQVGLLAQARELQTELNQIAEKADTNSPEGKAEILQQVSLALLRHPEYWVYAGGSTQQVKLNSAESQFNHLSLAERSKFSEETLSNVNNQLKSVLAKELAGDVDNPTRLISEGPGEYIIVTLLAATLGKFAIGKINSSDELRQALRKIGGLPGEQVLAIEVLWTPQAEGDTLTSDDLFAEYPDLTLV; this is encoded by the coding sequence ATGCGTAAGAAAATACAACAAATACTCAAACCGCTGTTAAAAATCTCTGTTGTCCTCAGTCTCGTGTTAGGCCTGGCTTTGGGTAATGCTGATAGTGCTTTAGCAGCACGTACAGGTGGACGAATTGGTGGCGGTTCTTTTAGAATGCCATCTAGCCGCACTTACACACCACGCACCTACGCACCTCCTAATGGTGGGGGTTATTATCCTGGTGGTGGCGGTTTTGGTTTTCCGTTCTTGATTCCTTTTTGGGGTATTGGGGGTGGCTTTGGTGGTGTGTTTACAATTTTAATATTCTTAGCGGTCGCTAACTTCTTAGTCCAATCTTTTCGTCGTGTCACCAGTGAACAAACTGAAGATGTAGGTTATGGTAGTAACCCCGAAGTTTCTGTTACTAGCTTACAAGTTGGTTTGTTAGCACAAGCGAGAGAGTTACAAACGGAACTCAACCAAATAGCCGAAAAAGCTGATACCAACTCTCCAGAAGGGAAAGCAGAAATTTTACAACAAGTGAGTTTAGCTTTATTACGTCATCCTGAATATTGGGTATATGCAGGTGGTAGTACACAACAGGTAAAATTAAACTCAGCGGAATCTCAATTTAACCACTTGTCATTAGCTGAACGCAGCAAATTTAGCGAAGAAACCCTATCCAACGTTAACAACCAGCTAAAATCTGTTCTGGCTAAAGAATTAGCAGGAGATGTAGATAACCCTACCCGTCTGATTAGTGAAGGGCCTGGAGAATATATTATTGTGACCTTACTAGCTGCAACTTTGGGTAAATTTGCAATTGGAAAGATTAACAGCAGTGACGAATTGCGTCAAGCTTTACGAAAAATTGGTGGTCTTCCCGGTGAGCAAGTTTTAGCAATTGAAGTTTTGTGGACTCCCCAAGCAGAAGGAGATACTTTGACTTCTGATGATCTATTTGCTGAGTATCCTGATTTGACGTTGGTTTAA
- a CDS encoding glycosyltransferase family 4 protein has protein sequence MEHISQIGTHIREKTAYPDILVISRIFQPQEAVIGEYIYNRCLQDPERVIVLTASCLGDRIFDKSQNFPVYRWPNFTFWTSTLLTKLVKPIFNIIGSVLLAIKLYFRYHYRYIEWCHGYDFPALLILSYILPIRFFIYLHGNDLVSNLRNPLWRSLFKLTLKRAEGIVCNSSYIRDILRKNFRLDTPTHVINPVVRPEKFGTPTSPSHLDDLRIRLRQAYNIPETAILILSVGRLVQHKSFDRIIDNIPLLLTIGIDVHYIICGTGPCEQQLKSQAQRLRVDKRVHFAGHVPERELASYYVACDIFSMLTLWEDKDKSIDNFGMVYLEAEYFGKPIIASRLGSILDAVHHEENGLLVNPNSGYAVLQAFKRLCQDKQLREKLGRQGQEFAKRKTYHRWLYNPESRYSCLLN, from the coding sequence ATGGAACATATTTCACAAATAGGGACACATATTAGGGAGAAAACTGCTTATCCAGATATCCTTGTTATCTCCCGCATATTTCAGCCACAAGAAGCTGTCATTGGAGAATATATATATAATCGCTGTTTACAAGACCCAGAAAGAGTAATCGTCCTAACCGCTAGTTGTTTAGGAGATAGAATATTTGATAAATCTCAAAATTTTCCTGTTTATCGTTGGCCTAACTTTACTTTCTGGACTAGTACATTATTGACTAAATTAGTGAAGCCCATATTCAATATTATTGGCTCCGTATTACTAGCCATAAAGCTTTATTTCCGTTATCATTACCGCTACATTGAATGGTGTCACGGTTACGATTTCCCCGCCTTACTTATACTAAGTTATATCTTACCTATTCGCTTTTTTATCTACCTCCACGGTAATGATTTAGTTAGTAATTTACGTAATCCATTGTGGCGATCACTATTTAAACTTACCCTCAAAAGAGCCGAAGGAATTGTTTGCAACAGTTCCTATATTCGAGATATTTTAAGAAAAAACTTTCGGCTAGATACTCCTACTCATGTAATTAACCCAGTAGTAAGACCAGAAAAATTTGGTACTCCTACCAGTCCCAGTCATCTCGATGATTTACGTATCCGGTTACGTCAAGCTTATAATATTCCTGAAACAGCTATTCTGATTCTTTCTGTTGGTAGATTAGTTCAACACAAAAGCTTTGACCGCATCATAGATAACATTCCTTTACTATTAACTATAGGCATAGATGTCCATTACATAATTTGTGGCACCGGACCTTGTGAACAACAGCTAAAATCCCAAGCCCAACGCTTGCGGGTAGACAAACGAGTACACTTTGCAGGCCATGTACCAGAACGAGAATTAGCTAGTTATTATGTAGCCTGTGACATTTTCTCCATGCTAACTTTGTGGGAAGACAAAGATAAAAGTATAGATAACTTTGGCATGGTTTACTTAGAGGCAGAATACTTTGGTAAGCCCATAATTGCCTCTCGTTTAGGGAGTATTTTAGATGCAGTTCACCATGAAGAAAATGGCCTGTTGGTAAATCCCAATTCTGGCTATGCAGTTTTGCAAGCTTTTAAACGCTTATGTCAAGACAAACAACTACGAGAAAAACTCGGTCGTCAAGGACAAGAATTTGCCAAACGGAAAACATATCACCGTTGGCTATATAATCCAGAGTCTCGTTATTCTTGTTTATTGAATTAG
- a CDS encoding lipid kinase: protein MNPRALLLVNYHSRQGKESLLAAIRCLEALGFNVIEEFTENPEHLGDVIKRYQQEVDLVIIGGGDGTLNAAVDAIVDTQLPLGILPLGTANDLARTLGIPNYLPEACQIIAGGQLRRIDLGWVNGKYFFNVASLGLSVKITQQLTKEVKRHWGIFAYAAAALQVIWKSRPFSAEIRTNSESFHVKTVQIAVGNGRYYGGGMAVFHDASIDDQRLDLYSVEINHWWQIIPLLPAIRQGRHIHWRSVRAIQGQEIEIYTPRPYPINTDGEITRYTPALFRVMPRAISVLVPPL from the coding sequence ATGAATCCCCGCGCTCTGCTGTTAGTAAATTATCATTCTCGCCAAGGAAAAGAAAGTCTCTTGGCTGCTATTCGTTGTTTGGAGGCGCTGGGTTTTAATGTGATTGAAGAGTTTACAGAGAATCCTGAACATTTGGGTGATGTTATTAAGCGATACCAGCAGGAAGTTGATTTGGTAATTATTGGTGGAGGAGATGGTACTCTTAATGCTGCTGTCGATGCCATAGTTGATACTCAGTTACCTTTGGGTATTTTACCTTTGGGAACTGCTAATGATTTGGCCAGAACTTTAGGTATTCCTAATTATTTACCAGAAGCGTGTCAAATTATCGCTGGTGGACAGTTGCGACGTATTGATTTGGGTTGGGTAAATGGGAAGTATTTTTTTAATGTTGCTAGTCTGGGTTTGAGTGTAAAAATTACTCAACAATTAACTAAAGAGGTGAAACGCCATTGGGGAATATTTGCTTATGCGGCAGCTGCTTTGCAGGTAATTTGGAAATCTCGTCCTTTTAGTGCAGAAATTCGCACCAATAGCGAATCATTTCACGTTAAGACTGTACAAATTGCTGTGGGGAATGGGCGGTATTATGGTGGTGGGATGGCTGTATTTCATGATGCGTCTATAGATGACCAACGATTGGATCTTTATAGTGTAGAAATTAACCATTGGTGGCAAATCATACCGTTATTGCCTGCTATACGTCAAGGTAGACATATTCATTGGCGGAGTGTTCGGGCAATCCAAGGTCAGGAAATTGAGATTTATACTCCTAGACCCTATCCTATTAATACAGATGGGGAAATTACTAGGTATACTCCGGCTTTGTTTCGGGTGATGCCCAGGGCTATCAGTGTTTTAGTCCCTCCTTTATAA
- the fmt gene encoding methionyl-tRNA formyltransferase: MKIVFFGTPQFAVPTLEKLLNHTEFEVLGVVTQPDKRRGRGNKLIPSSVKVLAAAHNLPVWQSEKIKKDTETLTQLQQLAADVFIVAAYGQILSKKILKIPKLGCINVHGSILPKYRGAAPIQWCLYNGEQETGITTILMDVGMDTGDMLLKAITPINLLDNAQILAERLATLGADLLIETLYQFEKQEIQPIPQDNDAATYASLIQKQDYNLDWSKSAIQLHNQIRGFYPNCITTFRDQALKITATVPIYSAYIHQLQLELQEKIHNIPDLSTISSQPGEVVSIVKGMGAIVQTGEGLLLLREVQLTGKRPQSGWDFVNGTRLNVREVMGNS, encoded by the coding sequence ATGAAAATTGTATTTTTTGGTACTCCCCAATTTGCTGTTCCCACCCTAGAAAAGTTGTTGAATCATACAGAGTTTGAGGTTTTGGGAGTTGTCACCCAACCGGATAAACGCCGAGGGCGTGGAAATAAATTAATACCTTCCTCAGTAAAAGTACTGGCTGCTGCTCACAATCTACCTGTATGGCAATCTGAAAAAATCAAAAAAGATACTGAAACTTTAACCCAACTGCAACAACTAGCAGCAGATGTGTTTATTGTGGCTGCCTATGGACAAATTTTATCTAAGAAAATCTTAAAGATACCGAAATTGGGCTGTATTAACGTACATGGTTCAATTTTACCCAAATATCGCGGGGCTGCTCCCATTCAATGGTGTTTATATAACGGTGAGCAAGAAACCGGAATCACTACCATATTAATGGATGTGGGGATGGATACAGGAGATATGCTGCTAAAAGCCATAACACCAATTAACTTGCTAGATAATGCCCAGATTTTAGCGGAGAGATTAGCAACTCTTGGTGCAGATTTACTAATAGAAACTTTGTACCAGTTCGAAAAACAAGAGATTCAACCCATTCCTCAAGATAACGATGCAGCAACTTATGCATCTTTGATTCAAAAGCAAGATTACAATTTAGACTGGTCAAAGAGTGCTATTCAATTACACAATCAAATTAGAGGCTTTTATCCTAACTGCATAACGACCTTTCGCGATCAAGCACTGAAAATAACTGCTACTGTTCCTATATACTCTGCTTATATACACCAGTTGCAACTGGAACTACAAGAAAAAATACATAACATACCTGATTTGTCAACTATATCAAGTCAACCAGGGGAAGTGGTCAGTATTGTTAAGGGAATGGGAGCGATTGTACAAACTGGTGAAGGTTTGTTGCTGTTGAGAGAAGTTCAGCTAACTGGGAAACGTCCCCAGTCAGGATGGGATTTTGTGAATGGTACTCGCTTGAATGTGCGAGAGGTTATGGGTAATTCGTAA
- a CDS encoding DUF6464 family protein codes for MVEPDSLPTEVILTNPPQSLGKLLLDWTPQPGNYLDLEGKTYAVLERRHKYQLKSGRYHLYNIAIYVQKAQRPSEKSLVQGRWVIGDATCDYNAHSEIIRCAVNPQGPCESCRFYENQGIGDR; via the coding sequence ATGGTAGAACCAGACTCTTTACCAACTGAGGTAATTCTCACAAACCCGCCTCAGTCTCTTGGTAAATTACTGCTTGATTGGACACCCCAACCAGGAAACTATCTTGATTTGGAAGGTAAAACCTATGCAGTTTTAGAGCGTCGTCATAAATATCAGCTTAAATCGGGGCGTTACCATCTATATAATATCGCTATTTACGTACAAAAAGCCCAACGACCATCAGAAAAAAGTTTAGTACAGGGACGCTGGGTTATAGGTGATGCTACTTGTGACTACAATGCTCATTCAGAAATTATCCGCTGTGCAGTCAACCCACAAGGACCCTGTGAGTCATGCCGTTTTTATGAGAATCAGGGAATAGGTGACAGGTAA
- a CDS encoding substrate-binding domain-containing protein yields MKQENHLRNNLKSIRTRLGMSQQELANLAAVTRQTISGVESGLYAPSVAISLRLAKALGCQVEELFWLEHDLPQIEAVLTKPVNNLQQLRVSLARVGGQWIAYPLVGKDAFRQDMIPADGEGERLTDSNKLNVRLLDDNMDRLYNTVVIAGCSPVISLWARSTERWHPQLRVQYNFANSMRALHSLCRGETHIAGMHLYDVETGEYNTPFVRKVLVGKEAVIITLGVWEEGLMVQAGNPKQIKSITDVVEMGAAIANREVGSGSRSLLEQTLQQEKIPFQSLQGFEWIMNSHQEVGWAIASDMVDAGISTASVAIAFGLGFVPLRRSRYDLVILKEYMQEPPVQQLLSTLGHRLVHSQLQILGGYDISQIGAVVATI; encoded by the coding sequence ATGAAGCAGGAGAACCACCTCCGTAATAACTTGAAGTCTATTAGAACTCGCTTGGGTATGAGCCAGCAGGAATTGGCAAATCTTGCTGCTGTAACTCGTCAAACTATTAGTGGTGTTGAATCAGGGCTATATGCTCCTTCTGTAGCGATTTCATTGCGCCTAGCTAAAGCTCTTGGTTGTCAAGTGGAGGAACTATTCTGGCTAGAGCACGATTTACCTCAAATCGAAGCGGTGCTTACCAAACCTGTTAACAACCTCCAACAATTAAGAGTGAGTTTAGCGCGAGTGGGAGGTCAATGGATAGCTTATCCATTGGTTGGTAAGGATGCTTTTCGTCAAGATATGATTCCTGCTGATGGTGAAGGTGAGAGGCTGACAGATAGCAATAAGCTGAATGTCCGTCTGCTCGATGATAATATGGACAGGCTTTATAACACAGTTGTAATTGCTGGGTGTTCGCCTGTGATTTCCCTCTGGGCTAGAAGTACAGAACGGTGGCATCCTCAACTTCGGGTACAATACAACTTTGCTAATAGTATGAGGGCATTGCACAGTTTATGCAGAGGTGAGACGCATATTGCCGGGATGCATTTATATGATGTGGAAACGGGAGAATATAACACTCCGTTTGTGCGGAAGGTGCTGGTGGGAAAGGAAGCAGTAATCATCACTCTCGGAGTTTGGGAAGAAGGGTTGATGGTACAAGCTGGGAATCCAAAGCAAATTAAAAGTATCACTGATGTAGTGGAGATGGGTGCAGCGATCGCCAATCGTGAGGTGGGTTCTGGTAGCCGATCGCTATTAGAGCAAACTTTACAACAGGAGAAAATACCATTCCAATCACTGCAAGGGTTTGAGTGGATTATGAATAGTCATCAAGAGGTGGGATGGGCGATCGCATCTGACATGGTGGATGCTGGTATTAGTACAGCCTCTGTTGCCATTGCCTTTGGACTAGGATTTGTCCCCCTACGTCGGTCACGATATGATTTAGTCATTCTGAAAGAATATATGCAAGAGCCACCTGTACAACAATTACTGAGTACTCTCGGACATCGGCTGGTTCACTCACAATTACAAATCCTCGGTGGGTATGATATTAGCCAAATCGGCGCAGTTGTGGCCACAATTTAA
- the nifH gene encoding nitrogenase iron protein, with protein sequence MSDDKIRQIAFYGKGGIGKSTTSQNTLAAMAEVGQRILIVGCDPKADSTRLILHCKAQTTVLHLAAERGAVEDLELEEVVITGFRGIRCVESGGPEPGVGCAGRGIITAINFLEENGAYQNVDFVSYDVLGDVVCGGFAMPIREGKAQEIYIVTSGEMMAMFAANNIARGVLKYAHTGGVRLGGLICNSRKTDREDELITTLASRLSTQMIHFVPRDNIVQHAELRRMTVNEYAPDSNQANEYRSLADKIINNKNLAVPTPIEMDELEDLLIEFGILESEENAVRLSDVSNAQEEAAKKQEDLEGEALEALKKGDLEIVASAEKKK encoded by the coding sequence ATGTCCGACGATAAAATTAGACAAATAGCTTTTTACGGTAAAGGTGGTATTGGCAAATCTACCACTTCTCAAAATACCTTAGCAGCAATGGCAGAAGTGGGTCAGCGTATTTTAATTGTTGGATGTGACCCCAAAGCAGACTCCACTCGTTTAATTCTTCACTGTAAAGCCCAAACCACCGTATTGCACTTAGCTGCGGAACGGGGTGCTGTAGAAGACCTGGAACTAGAAGAAGTGGTAATTACAGGCTTCCGGGGTATCAGATGCGTGGAATCTGGAGGACCTGAACCCGGTGTAGGTTGTGCCGGTCGTGGTATTATCACTGCGATTAACTTCTTGGAAGAAAACGGTGCATACCAAAACGTAGATTTTGTATCCTATGATGTATTAGGCGACGTTGTATGCGGTGGTTTCGCCATGCCAATTCGGGAGGGGAAAGCTCAAGAAATTTACATCGTGACCTCTGGGGAAATGATGGCGATGTTTGCAGCTAATAACATTGCTCGCGGTGTTCTTAAATATGCTCACACTGGTGGTGTGCGCTTGGGTGGCTTAATTTGTAACAGTCGTAAAACTGACCGGGAAGATGAACTGATTACCACACTTGCATCCCGATTAAGCACCCAAATGATTCACTTTGTACCTCGTGACAATATTGTGCAGCACGCAGAATTGCGGCGGATGACTGTTAACGAGTACGCGCCTGATAGTAACCAAGCTAATGAATACCGCTCATTAGCAGACAAGATTATCAACAATAAAAATCTTGCCGTTCCTACACCTATTGAAATGGATGAGCTAGAAGATTTGTTGATTGAATTTGGTATTTTAGAAAGCGAAGAAAATGCAGTAAGATTATCTGATGTGAGCAATGCTCAAGAAGAAGCTGCCAAGAAACAGGAAGACTTAGAAGGCGAAGCATTGGAAGCACTGAAAAAAGGTGACTTAGAAATAGTTGCTAGTGCAGAGAAAAAGAAGTGA
- a CDS encoding 2Fe-2S iron-sulfur cluster-binding protein, with protein sequence MTINIRFLPEDVTVNAEIGESLLDVADRAGVSIPTGCLMGTCHACTVELDHGEIICACITPVRPGNEELTIHLFSDPIW encoded by the coding sequence ATGACTATCAATATCCGTTTTCTACCAGAAGATGTCACAGTTAATGCTGAAATAGGAGAATCCCTATTAGATGTAGCAGATAGAGCAGGGGTATCAATTCCTACAGGTTGTTTGATGGGAACTTGTCATGCTTGCACAGTGGAACTAGATCATGGAGAAATCATCTGTGCCTGCATCACACCAGTTCGACCAGGAAACGAGGAATTAACCATACATCTTTTTAGTGATCCGATTTGGTAG
- the cobQ gene encoding cobyric acid synthase CobQ: MKSIMVVGTTSHAGKSLITTAICRILSRRGWRVAPFKGQNMALNAYVTPSGGEIGYAQAVQAWAAGVSPLVEMNPILLKPQGNMTSQVILKGRPIGKVSATDYYEQYFDIGWRTIEESLKHLGTEFDVLVCEGAGSPAEINLKHRDLTNMRVAKYLDAPTLLVVDIDRGGAFAHVVGTLELLEPEERALIQGVVINKFRGIRSILEPGIKWLEERTGIPVIGVIPYLEEVFPAEDSLDLLERKYQKTHAELNIAVIRLPRIANFTDFDPLESEPTISVKYLSPKQDLGHPDALIIPGTKTTIADLSVLHKSGMAEAIQNYAASGGTILGICGGFQMLGQIVADPEGIEGQAGRYQGLNLLPIKTVITGQKIARQRQVSSNYPQMGLPVNGFEIHQGRSRIEQPTDKPTCQPLFDDVNLGLVDNCQSVWGTYLHGIFDNGPWRRAWINRLRQQRGLKSLPTGVANYREQREQILDSLATEIESHLNLTPFIS, encoded by the coding sequence ATGAAATCAATTATGGTTGTGGGGACAACATCCCACGCAGGAAAATCACTAATTACCACAGCTATTTGTCGGATTTTGTCCCGTCGTGGATGGCGAGTAGCGCCCTTTAAGGGACAAAATATGGCTTTAAATGCTTATGTTACCCCCAGTGGTGGAGAAATAGGTTATGCCCAAGCTGTACAAGCTTGGGCAGCGGGTGTATCCCCATTAGTGGAAATGAACCCAATTTTACTTAAACCCCAAGGGAATATGACCTCCCAAGTGATCCTCAAAGGTAGACCCATCGGTAAAGTTAGCGCCACAGATTATTATGAGCAGTATTTTGACATTGGTTGGCGAACAATAGAAGAAAGCTTAAAGCATTTAGGCACAGAATTTGATGTCTTAGTTTGTGAAGGTGCCGGTAGTCCCGCAGAGATTAACCTAAAACACCGCGACTTAACCAACATGAGAGTAGCAAAATATCTGGATGCACCCACTCTGTTGGTAGTCGATATTGACCGAGGAGGTGCTTTTGCTCATGTAGTAGGGACTTTAGAATTATTAGAACCAGAAGAACGAGCTTTAATTCAAGGGGTAGTAATTAACAAATTCCGGGGAATACGATCAATCCTTGAACCAGGAATCAAATGGTTAGAAGAACGCACTGGTATTCCAGTTATTGGTGTTATCCCATATTTAGAAGAAGTATTTCCTGCTGAAGACTCACTAGACTTGCTGGAACGAAAATACCAGAAAACCCATGCTGAACTCAATATAGCCGTTATTCGCTTACCAAGAATTGCCAATTTTACTGACTTTGACCCACTGGAATCAGAACCGACAATTTCAGTAAAATATTTGAGTCCCAAGCAAGATTTAGGACATCCAGATGCGTTAATTATTCCCGGTACAAAGACTACTATAGCTGATTTAAGCGTGCTGCATAAAAGTGGTATGGCAGAAGCAATTCAAAACTATGCAGCTTCAGGAGGAACAATTTTAGGCATTTGTGGAGGATTTCAAATGCTAGGCCAAATTGTCGCCGACCCAGAAGGGATAGAGGGGCAAGCAGGCAGATATCAAGGATTGAATTTGTTACCTATTAAAACTGTGATTACAGGACAAAAAATAGCCCGTCAGCGTCAAGTGAGTTCTAATTATCCCCAAATGGGTTTACCAGTCAATGGGTTTGAAATTCACCAAGGGCGATCGCGCATAGAACAACCAACCGATAAACCCACCTGTCAACCACTATTTGATGATGTTAATTTAGGCTTAGTAGATAATTGTCAGTCCGTTTGGGGTACTTATCTGCATGGAATATTTGATAACGGTCCTTGGCGACGTGCTTGGATAAATCGCCTTCGTCAACAGCGAGGTTTGAAATCCTTACCCACAGGAGTTGCTAACTACCGAGAACAGCGAGAACAGATTTTGGACTCTTTAGCCACCGAAATAGAAAGCCATTTAAATTTAACTCCGTTTATATCTTAG
- a CDS encoding Npun_F0494 family protein, with the protein MTTANYTNPKPFVYSQITVERAKRSLICSPFRLALFLTMQIKSVPVSAIAMENGIKQGYTQRPLSELVCDNHLNWLIQVGILRREVDGQGITDSFRLTPLGHQLLEKLQKQELCIPTLSDHLYDAFIRWVRLPF; encoded by the coding sequence ATGACTACTGCTAACTACACCAATCCAAAACCCTTTGTTTATTCGCAGATTACAGTAGAACGAGCCAAGCGCTCGCTAATTTGTTCGCCTTTCAGATTGGCATTATTTCTGACAATGCAAATTAAAAGTGTACCTGTGAGTGCGATCGCCATGGAAAATGGGATTAAACAAGGTTATACCCAACGTCCATTATCAGAACTAGTCTGTGACAATCATTTAAACTGGCTGATTCAAGTAGGAATATTGCGACGAGAAGTAGATGGACAAGGAATTACAGACAGTTTTCGTCTTACACCCCTTGGACATCAGTTATTAGAAAAATTACAGAAACAAGAATTATGTATACCAACATTGAGCGATCACCTCTATGATGCTTTCATCCGTTGGGTTAGACTGCCTTTTTAG